The following proteins are encoded in a genomic region of Burkholderia pyrrocinia:
- the can gene encoding carbonate dehydratase: MNIQDHPLSHLFDNNDVWVKRKLADDPQYFSRLADQQAPEYLWIGCSDSRVPANQIIGLPPGEVFVHRNIANVVVHTDLNCLSVIQFAVDILRVKHIMVVGHYGCSGVNAALHNRRVGLADNWLHHVQDVRERHAALLDEWPMGEARYRRLIELNAIEQVVNVCRTTIVNDAWARGQSLTVHGLVYGVHDGRMRNLGMAVSNFAALDETYRKCVAALTARGQHSPDNDMVAADAARLDDVAQAVADTLKPCGDEK; encoded by the coding sequence ATGAATATTCAAGACCACCCGCTTTCACACCTGTTCGACAACAACGACGTCTGGGTCAAGCGCAAGCTCGCCGACGATCCGCAGTACTTCTCGCGTCTCGCCGACCAGCAGGCGCCTGAATACCTGTGGATCGGCTGCTCGGATTCGCGCGTGCCGGCGAACCAGATCATCGGCCTGCCGCCGGGCGAGGTGTTCGTGCATCGCAACATCGCGAACGTCGTCGTGCACACCGATCTCAACTGCCTGTCGGTGATCCAGTTCGCGGTCGACATCCTGCGCGTGAAGCACATCATGGTCGTCGGCCACTACGGCTGCTCGGGCGTGAACGCGGCGCTGCACAACCGCCGCGTCGGCCTCGCGGACAACTGGCTGCATCACGTGCAGGACGTGCGCGAGCGTCACGCGGCGCTGCTCGACGAATGGCCGATGGGCGAAGCGCGCTATCGCCGCCTGATCGAACTCAATGCGATCGAGCAGGTCGTCAACGTATGCCGCACGACGATCGTCAACGACGCGTGGGCGCGCGGCCAGTCGCTCACCGTGCACGGGCTCGTGTACGGCGTGCACGACGGGCGGATGCGCAACCTCGGGATGGCCGTGTCGAACTTCGCCGCGTTGGACGAGACCTACCGGAAGTGCGTCGCCGCGCTCACCGCCCGCGGCCAGCATTCGCCCGACAACGACATGGTCGCGGCGGACGCGGCGCGGCTCGACGACGTCGCGCAGGCCGTCGCCGACACGCTGAAGCCGTGCGGGGACGAGAAGTAA
- a CDS encoding SDR family oxidoreductase, with amino-acid sequence MKTVMIVGASRGLGREFVRQYRRDGWNVIATARDEASLVALRSLGAQAHALDIAQPEQIAALGWKLDGERLDAAVLVSGVYGPRTEGVETITAEDFDAVMHTNVRGPMQLLPILLPLVEDARGVLAVVSSRMGSIAEATGTTGWLYRASKAALNDVLRIASLQTRHAACISLHPGWVRTDMGGAQAAIDPETSVTGMRHVIAEAGADVSQANGRFFQYDGIELSW; translated from the coding sequence ATGAAAACCGTAATGATCGTCGGTGCATCGCGCGGCCTCGGCCGCGAATTCGTCCGGCAATACCGGCGCGACGGCTGGAACGTGATCGCCACCGCGCGCGACGAAGCGTCGCTCGTCGCACTGCGCTCGCTCGGCGCGCAAGCGCATGCACTCGACATCGCGCAGCCCGAGCAGATCGCGGCGCTCGGCTGGAAGCTCGACGGCGAGCGGCTCGATGCGGCCGTGCTCGTGTCCGGCGTCTACGGGCCGCGCACCGAAGGCGTCGAGACGATCACCGCCGAGGATTTCGACGCGGTGATGCATACGAACGTGCGCGGGCCGATGCAGTTGCTGCCGATCCTGCTGCCGCTCGTCGAGGACGCGCGCGGCGTGCTGGCCGTCGTGTCGAGCCGGATGGGCAGCATCGCCGAGGCGACCGGCACGACCGGCTGGCTGTACCGCGCAAGCAAGGCCGCGCTGAACGACGTGCTGCGCATCGCGTCGCTGCAGACGCGTCACGCCGCGTGCATCTCGCTCCATCCCGGCTGGGTGCGCACCGACATGGGCGGCGCGCAGGCCGCGATCGACCCGGAAACCAGCGTGACCGGCATGCGCCACGTGATTGCCGAAGCCGGCGCGGACGTGTCGCAGGCAAACGGCCGTTTCTTCCAGTACGACGGTATCGAGTTGAGCTGGTGA
- a CDS encoding MBL fold metallo-hydrolase, producing the protein MNALEHQLDYPFADTLPAAGDTFEVAPGVRWLRMPLPFSLDHINLWLLRDEIDGQAGWTIVDCGISSDAIRTHWEQIFESHLDGLPVLRVLVTHCHPDHFGLANWLCEGGDKGRWNVRLWMTLGEYLFGCLMAGGNGSNAGGAAAADHFARHGLTDPAALDKLRNRRSYYSDLVPAVPARYRRLREGDAVTIGARTWRVVTGFGHSPEHCALHSEADGVLISGDMVLPRISTNVSVFDLEPEANPLALYLQSLGRYETMAPDTLVLPSHGKPFRGVRTRIAQLRAHHDARLDEVRVACAEQPMSAADIVPIMFRRRELDIHQMTFALGEALAHLNLLWLAGELKRSENADGVIRFARH; encoded by the coding sequence ATGAACGCACTGGAACACCAACTCGACTATCCCTTCGCCGACACGCTGCCCGCCGCGGGCGACACGTTCGAGGTCGCGCCCGGCGTGCGCTGGCTGCGCATGCCGCTGCCGTTCTCGCTCGACCACATCAATCTCTGGCTGCTGCGCGACGAGATCGACGGGCAGGCCGGCTGGACGATCGTCGATTGCGGGATCTCGTCGGATGCGATCCGCACGCACTGGGAGCAGATCTTCGAGTCGCATCTCGACGGCCTGCCCGTGCTGCGCGTGCTCGTCACGCACTGCCACCCCGATCATTTCGGCCTCGCGAACTGGCTGTGCGAAGGCGGCGACAAGGGCCGCTGGAACGTGCGGCTGTGGATGACGCTCGGCGAATACCTGTTCGGCTGCCTGATGGCCGGCGGCAACGGCTCGAACGCGGGCGGCGCCGCGGCCGCCGATCATTTCGCGCGTCACGGGCTGACCGATCCGGCCGCGCTCGACAAGCTGCGCAACCGCCGCAGCTACTACTCGGATCTCGTGCCGGCCGTGCCGGCGCGCTACCGGCGCCTGCGCGAAGGCGACGCGGTGACGATCGGCGCGCGCACCTGGCGCGTCGTCACCGGCTTCGGCCATTCGCCTGAACATTGCGCGCTGCACAGCGAAGCGGACGGCGTGCTGATCTCCGGCGACATGGTGCTGCCGCGCATCTCGACGAACGTGTCCGTGTTCGACCTCGAGCCGGAAGCGAACCCGCTCGCGCTGTACCTGCAGTCGCTCGGCCGCTACGAGACGATGGCGCCCGACACGCTCGTGCTGCCGTCGCACGGCAAGCCGTTCCGCGGCGTGCGCACGCGCATCGCGCAACTGCGCGCGCACCACGACGCGCGGCTCGACGAAGTGCGCGTCGCGTGCGCGGAACAGCCGATGAGCGCGGCCGACATCGTGCCGATCATGTTCCGCCGCCGCGAGCTCGACATCCACCAGATGACGTTCGCGCTTGGCGAGGCGCTCGCGCACCTGAACCTGTTGTGGCTCGCGGGCGAATTGAAGCGTAGCGAGAACGCGGACGGCGTGATCCGTTTCGCGCGGCATTGA
- the aceK gene encoding bifunctional isocitrate dehydrogenase kinase/phosphatase: MNHFPKLLSSQIGFDVAQTMLEYFDRHYRIFREAAVEAKTLYEHGDWHGLQRLARERITSYDDRVQECVEVLQDEYDAESIDDEVWQQIKLHYIGLLTSHRQPECAETFFNSVCCKILHRSYFSNDFIFVRPAISTEYLENDEPAAKPTYRAYYPGTDGLAVTLERVVTNFQLEPAFEDLTRDIACVMQAINEEFGRFDEAPNFQIHVLSSLFFRNKSAYIVGRIINADRVLPFAVPIRHVRPGLLALDTVLLRRDLLQIIFSFSHSYFLVDMGVPSAYVDFLCTIMPGKPKAEIYTSVGLQKQGKNLFYRDLLHHLSHSSDRFIIAPGIKGLVMLVFTLPSFPYVFKIIKDHFPLPKETTRAQIMEKYQLVKRHDRLGRMADTLEYSSVALPLARLDHALVRELEKEVPSLLEYEGGDLVIKHLYIERRMVPLNLYLQNGTDADVEHGVKEYGNAVKELMKANIFPGDMLYKNFGVTRHGRVVFYDYDEIEYLTDCNVRRVPLPRNEEDELSGEPWYTVGPHDIFPETYGPFLLGDPRVRSVFMKHHADFFDPALWQASKDKLMQGELPDFYPYDTALRFCVRYPERFGATDQENDEGGAQRAA; encoded by the coding sequence ATGAATCACTTCCCCAAACTGCTGTCATCGCAGATCGGTTTCGACGTCGCGCAGACGATGCTCGAATACTTCGATCGCCACTACCGGATCTTCCGCGAAGCGGCCGTCGAGGCGAAGACGCTGTACGAGCACGGCGACTGGCACGGGCTGCAGCGGCTCGCGCGCGAGCGGATCACGTCGTACGACGATCGTGTGCAGGAATGCGTCGAGGTGCTGCAAGACGAATACGACGCGGAGAGCATCGACGACGAAGTCTGGCAGCAGATCAAGCTGCACTACATCGGCCTGCTCACGTCGCACCGCCAGCCCGAGTGCGCGGAAACCTTCTTCAATTCGGTGTGCTGCAAGATCCTGCACCGCTCGTATTTCAGCAACGATTTCATCTTCGTGCGCCCGGCGATCTCGACCGAATATCTCGAGAACGACGAGCCGGCCGCGAAACCGACCTATCGCGCGTACTATCCGGGCACCGACGGGCTCGCGGTCACGCTCGAGCGCGTCGTCACGAACTTCCAGCTCGAGCCGGCGTTCGAGGATCTCACGCGCGACATCGCGTGCGTGATGCAGGCGATCAACGAAGAGTTCGGCCGCTTCGACGAAGCGCCGAATTTCCAGATCCACGTGCTGTCGTCGCTGTTCTTCCGCAACAAGAGTGCGTACATCGTCGGCCGCATCATCAACGCCGACCGCGTGCTGCCGTTTGCGGTACCGATCCGCCACGTGCGTCCGGGCCTGCTCGCGCTCGACACCGTGCTGCTGCGCCGCGACCTGCTGCAGATCATCTTCAGCTTCTCGCACTCGTATTTCCTCGTCGACATGGGTGTGCCGTCCGCGTACGTCGACTTCCTGTGCACGATCATGCCCGGCAAGCCGAAGGCCGAGATCTACACGTCGGTCGGCCTGCAGAAGCAGGGCAAGAACCTGTTCTACCGCGACCTGCTGCACCATCTGTCGCATTCGAGCGACCGCTTCATCATCGCGCCCGGGATCAAGGGCCTCGTGATGCTCGTGTTCACGCTGCCGTCGTTCCCGTACGTGTTCAAGATCATCAAGGATCACTTCCCGCTGCCGAAGGAAACGACGCGTGCGCAGATCATGGAGAAGTACCAGCTCGTGAAGCGCCACGACCGTCTCGGGCGGATGGCCGACACGCTCGAGTATTCGAGCGTCGCGCTGCCGCTCGCGCGGCTCGACCACGCGCTCGTGCGCGAACTGGAGAAGGAAGTGCCGTCGCTGCTCGAATACGAGGGCGGCGATCTCGTGATCAAGCACCTGTACATCGAGCGCCGGATGGTGCCGCTCAACCTGTACCTGCAGAACGGCACCGACGCGGACGTCGAGCACGGCGTGAAGGAGTACGGCAACGCGGTGAAGGAGCTGATGAAGGCGAACATCTTCCCCGGCGACATGCTGTACAAGAACTTCGGCGTCACGCGCCACGGCCGCGTCGTGTTCTACGACTACGACGAGATCGAGTACCTGACCGACTGCAACGTGCGCCGCGTGCCGCTGCCGCGCAACGAGGAAGACGAGCTGTCCGGCGAACCGTGGTATACCGTCGGCCCGCACGACATCTTTCCGGAGACCTACGGGCCGTTCCTGCTCGGCGACCCGCGCGTGCGCAGCGTGTTCATGAAGCATCACGCCGACTTTTTCGATCCCGCGCTGTGGCAGGCGAGCAAGGACAAGCTGATGCAGGGCGAATTGCCCGATTTTTATCCGTACGACACGGCGCTGCGCTTTTGCGTGCGCTACCCCGAACGCTTCGGCGCGACGGACCAGGAGAACGACGAAGGCGGCGCGCAGCGCGCCGCCTGA